Proteins found in one Moritella sp. Urea-trap-13 genomic segment:
- the nrfD gene encoding cytochrome c nitrite reductase subunit NrfD — protein sequence MNTFVSAFTFDSLVWDWIIAIYLFLTGMSAGMVLIAIHLKRKVIEGQASANGIIKATAILAPLGIISGLTILIFHLTKPLAFWKILVYFNPTSVMSMGVILFQVYMIILFTWIAIMFKDELAVLLQKLFKGRLAFVNPIVDKIAKFENALELFLALLAVMLAAYTGFLLSALKTYPMLNNPVLPVLFIFSSVSSGAAACLLVGIIGFKESFHSKSVQWIHSIERPVVVFELFVLLTFFTGLIFGGGQNEVAAMAAIGGGFWATWFWYGVVGAGMLVPLALNFFVPTQAQHNKAFVLLVTSLSLVGVLMLRTFILYAGQMTVV from the coding sequence ATGAATACATTTGTAAGTGCGTTTACGTTTGATTCATTGGTCTGGGACTGGATCATTGCGATATACCTGTTTTTAACTGGGATGTCGGCGGGTATGGTACTCATTGCTATTCATTTGAAACGTAAGGTTATTGAAGGTCAAGCGTCTGCCAACGGTATTATCAAAGCAACAGCAATCTTAGCGCCATTAGGGATCATATCAGGCTTAACGATTTTGATTTTTCACTTAACGAAGCCTTTAGCATTTTGGAAGATCCTCGTTTACTTTAACCCAACCTCAGTCATGTCGATGGGTGTGATCTTATTCCAAGTTTATATGATTATTTTATTTACTTGGATCGCAATCATGTTTAAAGATGAGCTAGCGGTATTGCTACAGAAGCTGTTTAAAGGGCGTCTAGCTTTCGTTAATCCGATTGTAGACAAAATCGCTAAATTTGAGAATGCGTTAGAGCTATTTTTAGCACTGCTTGCTGTGATGCTAGCGGCTTATACTGGCTTTTTATTATCAGCATTGAAAACTTATCCGATGTTAAATAACCCCGTTCTACCTGTGCTGTTTATCTTCTCGAGTGTGTCTTCGGGTGCTGCGGCCTGCTTGTTAGTTGGTATTATTGGCTTCAAAGAGTCATTCCACAGCAAGAGTGTGCAATGGATCCACAGTATTGAACGCCCGGTTGTGGTATTCGAGCTGTTTGTACTGCTGACGTTTTTTACTGGCCTTATCTTTGGTGGTGGTCAGAATGAAGTAGCTGCAATGGCCGCAATTGGCGGTGGATTCTGGGCAACGTGGTTTTGGTATGGTGTCGTTGGTGCAGGCATGTTAGTGCCACTCGCACTTAACTTTTTTGTACCCACTCAAGCGCAACATAACAAAGCCTTTGTATTGTTAGTCACCTCATTAAGCCTTGTTGGTGTATTAATGCTGCGGACATTTATTTTGTACGCAGGCCAGATGACAGTTGTTTAG